In Oceanobacillus sp. FSL K6-2867, one DNA window encodes the following:
- a CDS encoding LysE family transporter, with protein MITAFLTYFLLGLALSLTPGAMTVQMVQQALRNGFLSGWFVGLGGMTIDFTLIVLIYFGFSQFLTYPLVETVMWFVGFVFLLIIGIDSLKESKTPVDFSGTAPKKSMAKAYASGFFMAISPANIVFWIGIFGPLLISSLSDGAGTHFVVVAAGILLGILVHDIGLMSVIHYTRRFLNQKILKGVSILAAFILFGFSLYFGYEFMSQFL; from the coding sequence ATGATCACAGCATTTCTTACTTATTTTCTATTAGGACTCGCACTCTCGCTAACACCGGGTGCAATGACTGTTCAAATGGTTCAGCAAGCGCTGCGAAATGGTTTTTTAAGTGGTTGGTTTGTGGGTCTGGGCGGCATGACCATTGATTTTACATTAATTGTGCTTATTTATTTTGGCTTCTCCCAATTTCTGACGTATCCATTGGTAGAAACCGTGATGTGGTTTGTTGGATTTGTATTTTTATTAATTATTGGGATTGATAGTTTAAAAGAATCGAAAACACCGGTTGACTTCAGTGGGACGGCACCGAAGAAATCGATGGCAAAAGCATATGCATCAGGTTTCTTTATGGCAATTTCCCCAGCTAATATTGTCTTTTGGATTGGAATATTTGGCCCATTGCTCATATCTTCTTTAAGTGATGGAGCAGGCACACACTTTGTTGTTGTTGCAGCAGGAATCCTCCTCGGTATACTTGTACATGATATTGGACTAATGAGTGTCATTCATTATACGAGGCGGTTTCTGAATCAAAAAATTCTAAAAGGTGTTTCCATCCTCGCTGCTTTTATTTTATTTGGGTTTAGCTTGTATTTTGGCTATGAGTTTATGAGTCAATTTTTATAG
- a CDS encoding ABC transporter ATP-binding protein gives MNVVECKDLTKKQGQQNALNDLSITIKENTITGLIGRNGAGKTTLLKILAGYWYETAGEVRVFNEQPFQNLFVSTNAIYVDDQMSFSGRLTLAEILKEAGRFYPNWDAGLAERLFDYFSFHPKQIHVHLSKGKKSTFNMIIGLASRCALTMFDEPTTGMDASVRKDFYRALLKDYLAHPRTIMISSHHLEEIEDLLEDVLLIEQGKKYFHLSMDDLKEYAVGLTGRTEIIEQWTANKEVIYSRQIGKDTTYCVVKRDYFPLEQAKQLGIEVSSIAASDLCVYLTRKQKGGIDDVFK, from the coding sequence GTGAATGTAGTGGAGTGTAAAGATTTAACCAAAAAACAGGGGCAGCAAAACGCTTTAAATGACCTATCAATTACAATTAAAGAGAATACGATAACTGGATTGATTGGACGTAACGGGGCAGGGAAGACAACGCTTTTAAAAATTCTTGCAGGGTATTGGTATGAAACAGCAGGGGAAGTCCGCGTATTTAATGAACAGCCGTTTCAAAATCTCTTCGTATCTACGAATGCGATTTATGTGGATGACCAAATGAGTTTCTCTGGAAGATTAACCTTAGCAGAAATTTTAAAGGAGGCTGGCAGGTTTTACCCGAATTGGGATGCTGGGCTTGCTGAACGATTATTTGACTACTTTTCATTTCACCCAAAGCAAATACATGTTCACCTGTCGAAAGGGAAGAAGAGTACCTTTAATATGATTATAGGTCTGGCATCGAGATGCGCGTTGACCATGTTTGATGAGCCGACAACTGGAATGGATGCCTCCGTAAGAAAGGATTTCTATCGTGCACTGTTAAAAGACTATTTAGCTCATCCGAGAACAATTATGATTTCCAGTCATCATTTAGAGGAAATTGAAGATTTATTAGAGGATGTTTTATTGATTGAACAAGGAAAAAAATATTTCCATCTTTCCATGGATGATCTGAAGGAATATGCTGTTGGTCTAACGGGAAGAACTGAGATTATTGAACAGTGGACTGCAAATAAGGAAGTCATCTATAGCAGGCAGATAGGAAAGGATACAACGTATTGTGTTGTAAAGCGGGATTATTTTCCGTTAGAGCAGGCGAAACAGCTTGGGATAGAGGTATCCTCTATAGCTGCTAGTGATCTATGTGTCTACTTAACTCGTAAACAGAAGGGCGGTATTGATGATGTCTTTAAATAA
- a CDS encoding GntR family transcriptional regulator: protein MILNANGSKPIYIQISEWIETEILNGNLTKDDKVYSQYKLAELFTINPATAAKGLNLLADEGILYTKRGLGKFVTADALTIIMNKRKNQTLKGLLQEVALEAERLHVTENELVEMLRQIMKERKGDSR from the coding sequence TTGATTCTTAATGCGAATGGGTCCAAGCCAATCTATATTCAAATTTCTGAATGGATTGAAACGGAAATACTGAATGGCAACCTTACAAAAGATGATAAAGTTTATTCGCAATATAAGCTTGCGGAGTTATTTACCATTAATCCAGCAACAGCAGCCAAAGGATTAAACCTTCTGGCTGATGAAGGAATTCTGTATACGAAGCGAGGTTTGGGGAAGTTTGTGACAGCTGATGCACTCACAATCATTATGAATAAACGGAAAAATCAGACACTAAAAGGATTGCTTCAGGAGGTTGCTTTGGAAGCAGAGCGATTACATGTTACGGAAAATGAATTAGTGGAAATGCTTAGGCAAATTATGAAAGAGCGCAAGGGGGATTCGCGGTGA
- a CDS encoding GNAT family protein — protein MNIAMNSFPILETTRLRLREIKETDAASMLEYLSDKEVMKHYGLDPFQTIEEAFDEISWYQSTLKQKTGIRWGITLKEEDVVIGSCGFLNIASQHYRSEIGYELHRNYWGKGIASEALGAVIAYGFEQLKLQRIQALIEPPNIASIKLAEKQGFMREGLLRNYEFTCGKFDDMYMYSLLSQDFSTSIKGKL, from the coding sequence ATGAATATTGCTATGAATTCCTTCCCAATACTTGAAACAACCCGATTAAGATTACGAGAAATTAAAGAAACAGATGCAGCGAGCATGTTGGAATACCTTTCTGATAAAGAAGTAATGAAACACTACGGGCTTGATCCTTTTCAAACAATAGAAGAAGCTTTTGATGAAATCTCATGGTATCAATCGACCTTAAAACAAAAAACAGGGATTAGATGGGGAATTACATTAAAAGAAGAAGATGTGGTTATTGGCAGCTGCGGCTTTCTTAATATTGCTTCACAGCATTACCGAAGTGAAATTGGTTACGAATTACATAGAAATTATTGGGGTAAGGGTATTGCAAGTGAAGCGCTTGGGGCTGTAATAGCTTACGGATTTGAACAATTGAAGCTCCAACGGATCCAAGCCTTAATAGAACCACCTAATATTGCTTCAATAAAGCTAGCAGAGAAACAAGGATTTATGAGAGAAGGGTTACTGAGAAATTATGAATTTACCTGTGGTAAATTTGATGATATGTATATGTATTCCTTGTTGAGTCAAGACTTTTCTACGTCTATAAAAGGGAAATTGTAA
- a CDS encoding PadR family transcriptional regulator: protein MSDEKEHLDKLMQELRRGTITIGVLSQLSNPQYGYSLVTMLAEKGIQVEPGTLYPLLRRLEKQGLLDSKWDTNEARPRKYYLLSETGKNVYDLLVVEWKNIVESLNHVIENKGDGENGDD, encoded by the coding sequence ATGAGCGATGAAAAAGAACACTTAGATAAATTAATGCAGGAATTGCGCCGGGGGACGATTACGATTGGGGTATTAAGTCAGCTTTCAAATCCTCAATATGGATACTCTCTCGTCACAATGCTCGCAGAGAAGGGAATTCAAGTTGAACCAGGGACATTATATCCATTGCTAAGAAGGCTGGAAAAACAAGGGTTGCTTGATAGTAAATGGGATACGAATGAAGCTAGACCACGTAAGTATTATCTGTTAAGTGAAACTGGGAAAAATGTGTATGATTTGCTTGTCGTTGAATGGAAAAACATCGTTGAAAGCTTGAATCATGTAATTGAAAATAAAGGAGATGGTGAAAATGGAGATGATTGA
- a CDS encoding YaiI/YqxD family protein yields MKIYVDADACPVKDVIMKEAGIFKIPVILVTSLSHFSRAENPTGVETIYVDSGADAADYRIMKLAERGDFIVTQDYGLASLGLAKGCIVLHHKGFVYTNDNIDQLLQTRYLSAMARKSGQRTKGPKAFTHEDREMFREIFKQKLEEFHDR; encoded by the coding sequence ATGAAAATATATGTTGATGCAGATGCATGCCCAGTAAAGGATGTCATTATGAAAGAGGCTGGTATATTTAAAATTCCAGTTATTTTAGTCACAAGCCTGTCGCATTTTTCCCGTGCTGAAAATCCCACTGGTGTGGAAACCATTTATGTTGATTCAGGTGCAGATGCAGCTGACTACCGCATTATGAAGCTTGCAGAAAGAGGCGACTTCATCGTTACTCAGGACTATGGATTAGCATCACTTGGCCTTGCAAAAGGATGTATTGTGTTGCACCATAAAGGATTTGTCTATACGAATGACAATATTGATCAGCTCCTGCAAACGAGATACTTAAGTGCCATGGCGAGAAAAAGTGGGCAACGTACAAAAGGACCGAAAGCTTTTACCCATGAGGATAGAGAGATGTTTAGGGAGATTTTCAAACAGAAGCTGGAGGAATTTCATGACAGATAA
- a CDS encoding macrolide 2'-phosphotransferase: MTLTNTQVVDKARAHGLYITPESLKYNESGLDFQVVFATDEKGDHWVLRFPRRSDVIPSAKQEKQILDLVVPEIAFQAPKWEIFSDELIAYKLLIGIPAGTIDPEKKAYVWELDEKNLPEAYVETLGKAMAELHQINHEKVKKAGLTVQTAEEIRDVMRERMGKVKATFGVSQPLWDRWQKWLSNDSIWPQQTAFIHGDLHPGHILIDEEARVTGFIDWTEAKVDDPATDFVSHLMAFGEDSLKQLIDAYERAGGNVWPNLFDHVVELQAAYPVGIAEFAEKSGLDDMMEMAKQSLGVGDE; this comes from the coding sequence ATGACATTAACAAACACACAAGTAGTTGATAAAGCAAGAGCGCATGGACTCTATATCACACCGGAATCTTTGAAGTACAATGAATCGGGCCTTGACTTTCAAGTGGTATTCGCAACAGATGAAAAGGGAGACCATTGGGTATTGCGCTTTCCGAGACGTAGTGATGTCATCCCATCTGCCAAACAAGAAAAGCAAATACTTGATTTAGTCGTACCTGAGATTGCTTTTCAAGCGCCGAAATGGGAGATTTTTTCCGATGAATTAATTGCTTATAAACTTTTAATTGGAATACCAGCAGGAACGATTGATCCAGAAAAGAAAGCATATGTATGGGAGCTCGATGAGAAAAATCTGCCTGAAGCGTACGTAGAAACATTAGGGAAGGCTATGGCTGAATTGCATCAAATAAATCATGAAAAGGTTAAAAAAGCAGGTTTAACGGTGCAAACAGCGGAAGAAATTAGAGATGTAATGCGTGAGAGAATGGGAAAAGTAAAGGCAACATTTGGAGTGAGTCAACCGCTTTGGGACCGTTGGCAAAAATGGCTTTCGAATGACTCGATCTGGCCGCAGCAAACTGCTTTCATCCATGGTGATTTGCACCCTGGGCATATTTTAATTGATGAAGAAGCTCGTGTGACTGGGTTTATTGACTGGACCGAGGCAAAAGTGGATGATCCAGCAACCGATTTCGTATCCCACTTAATGGCGTTTGGTGAGGATTCGCTTAAACAATTGATTGATGCATATGAACGCGCTGGTGGAAATGTTTGGCCAAATTTGTTTGACCATGTGGTCGAGCTTCAAGCAGCATATCCAGTTGGAATCGCTGAGTTTGCAGAGAAATCAGGTTTAGACGATATGATGGAAATGGCGAAGCAGTCGCTCGGAGTAGGCGATGAATAA
- the hflX gene encoding GTPase HflX has product MNKKAILVGVNTSKQEEEFAYSMEELGNLAEACHIDTVEEMRQNLNRINQGYYLGTGKMDELKEMVEAEEADMLIFDDELSPSQIRNIEEATECQVVDRTMLILEIFANRAKTRESKLQVEVARLKYMLPRLIGSRESLGRQGGGSGLINRGSGETKLETDRRKIEEQIAKLNRELENLVNQRKTQRKQREKNDVPVVSLVGYTNAGKSTTMNAVLDIYQTGTDKQVFEKDMLFATLETSVRKVELETNQTFLLTDTVGFINKLPHHLVKAFRSTLEEVIEANLLIHVLDISNPNYKEHCRLTNEILTAIGVTDIPMIYAYNKADQTEMNYPVVENNHIYLSAKKRTGIRELLDLIKVNVFKDYVICELLIPYSEGQIVSYLNDQANILEEVFEEKGTRLRVECKPSDAERFQQYQIDEDK; this is encoded by the coding sequence ATGAATAAAAAAGCAATATTAGTTGGCGTCAATACGTCAAAGCAAGAAGAAGAGTTTGCTTATTCCATGGAAGAATTGGGGAATTTAGCGGAAGCTTGTCATATTGATACGGTTGAGGAAATGAGGCAGAATTTGAATCGAATCAACCAAGGCTACTATCTTGGAACAGGTAAAATGGATGAATTGAAAGAAATGGTTGAAGCAGAGGAAGCCGATATGCTTATCTTTGATGATGAATTATCCCCTTCACAAATTCGGAATATTGAGGAAGCAACGGAATGTCAGGTTGTTGACCGCACGATGCTGATTCTGGAAATTTTTGCGAACCGGGCTAAAACGAGGGAATCCAAGCTTCAAGTTGAAGTAGCTCGCCTTAAATATATGCTGCCGCGATTAATTGGCAGCCGTGAATCACTTGGTCGTCAAGGCGGTGGATCTGGCTTGATTAATCGTGGGTCTGGTGAAACAAAACTGGAGACGGACCGTCGTAAAATTGAAGAACAAATCGCTAAATTAAACCGCGAGCTGGAAAACCTCGTTAATCAACGGAAAACACAGCGGAAACAGCGTGAAAAAAATGATGTACCTGTCGTCTCGCTTGTTGGCTATACAAATGCAGGAAAATCAACAACAATGAATGCTGTATTAGATATTTATCAGACGGGAACAGATAAACAAGTATTTGAAAAAGATATGCTCTTTGCAACGTTAGAAACCTCGGTACGAAAGGTTGAGCTGGAAACGAATCAAACCTTTCTGCTAACGGATACGGTAGGATTTATTAATAAGCTTCCACATCATCTTGTAAAAGCATTTCGCTCTACATTGGAAGAAGTTATAGAAGCTAATCTTCTGATTCATGTATTGGATATATCGAATCCGAATTATAAAGAGCATTGCAGGCTAACGAATGAAATTTTAACTGCAATTGGAGTTACAGATATACCGATGATCTATGCCTATAATAAAGCCGATCAAACGGAAATGAATTATCCAGTAGTTGAGAACAATCACATTTATTTGTCTGCCAAAAAGCGTACCGGTATTCGTGAATTACTCGATTTGATTAAAGTGAATGTTTTTAAAGACTATGTGATTTGTGAGTTGTTAATACCTTATTCTGAAGGACAGATTGTATCCTATCTAAATGACCAAGCAAATATTCTTGAGGAAGTGTTTGAAGAAAAGGGAACTAGGTTAAGAGTAGAATGTAAGCCTTCAGATGCAGAAAGATTTCAGCAATATCAAATCGATGAGGATAAATAA
- the uppS gene encoding polyprenyl diphosphate synthase codes for MQKVIPKHVAIIMDGNGRWGKKKGLTRSQGHYAGAQAMERMIDASIELGIQILTLYAFSSENWRRPKDEVNYLMRLPVKFLKKKLPEFMKRDIKILVSGNIEALPKATRGALDDSVEATQNNTGLIVNFAFNYGGRDDILQAVHKVIYEVQHNHVELEKLDESLFQRFLYTKELPDPELVIRTGGEKRMSNFLLWQCSASELYFSDMYFPDVDKQLLEDAIGTLQKSCSFVENIPKTV; via the coding sequence GTGCAAAAAGTAATACCAAAGCATGTTGCTATTATCATGGATGGAAATGGAAGGTGGGGGAAGAAAAAAGGCCTGACAAGAAGTCAAGGTCATTATGCAGGCGCTCAGGCAATGGAGCGAATGATTGATGCCAGTATTGAATTAGGCATCCAAATCCTCACACTTTATGCATTTTCTTCAGAAAATTGGAGGCGGCCAAAGGATGAGGTTAATTACCTCATGCGATTACCAGTAAAGTTTCTCAAAAAAAAGCTGCCAGAATTTATGAAAAGAGATATTAAAATACTTGTTTCAGGTAACATAGAAGCTCTTCCGAAAGCCACAAGAGGGGCGCTGGATGATTCTGTTGAAGCCACCCAAAATAATACTGGCTTGATAGTGAACTTTGCTTTCAATTATGGAGGGAGAGATGATATCCTTCAAGCTGTTCATAAAGTTATTTATGAGGTTCAGCACAATCATGTGGAATTAGAAAAGTTAGACGAATCGCTGTTCCAGCGGTTTTTATATACGAAGGAACTGCCAGATCCAGAATTAGTCATACGTACAGGCGGAGAGAAGCGGATGAGTAATTTCCTGTTATGGCAATGCTCGGCATCAGAGCTATACTTTAGTGATATGTACTTTCCAGATGTAGATAAGCAATTATTAGAGGATGCGATTGGTACGTTGCAGAAAAGCTGCTCTTTCGTTGAAAACATCCCCAAAACAGTGTAA
- a CDS encoding DUF4173 domain-containing protein, which translates to MDVQVTKRDWFFLIVCIGLGILAELSFFHGEIGLSYLVFIAVFYTVFFIRISIPFQRRRIGLMLMAAVWLLAGSYLFYSSTLFYALNLVVIPALVFFHLIMITSQNKIVWSKPAFLILFIMKLKEAIQYSAKFCRRTVKPMNEEAGKTIKRIVIGLITGIPLLLVIIGLLMSADKVFQDMILKLPSFIIRFNFTEELFHLIIVIGLSLLFFGIFQVLPRRTEIETNNVMNPEKKHIYWDSVIVVTILAMLNLVYAIFVAIQFAYFFGGGLQAELTYAEYARKGFFELLLVTLINWTLLIFVLKRVNTRNKAMKLTLKILNSLLIIVSGIMLVSAFRRLSMYEAAYGFTVDRILAHAFMIFLMVIFAYTFIRVWVERLAILHFYLITSLLFYVVLNVIHIEQLIVTNNLERYEQTEKIDIYYLSTLSYTGIEGLIELYKIEPDYPELQRLLRIEQRKLVMEQPESWQSFNFKKQEVIEKIQRLDLEV; encoded by the coding sequence ATGGATGTTCAAGTGACGAAAAGAGATTGGTTTTTTTTGATTGTATGTATAGGACTTGGAATACTTGCAGAACTGAGTTTTTTCCATGGAGAAATTGGCTTGTCATACCTTGTTTTCATCGCAGTGTTTTATACTGTGTTTTTCATAAGGATCAGCATACCGTTTCAGCGTCGCAGAATTGGTTTGATGCTTATGGCTGCTGTTTGGCTGCTGGCAGGGAGTTATCTTTTTTATAGCAGTACCTTATTTTACGCTTTAAATTTAGTGGTGATACCTGCTCTCGTTTTCTTTCATCTGATTATGATCACGAGTCAGAACAAGATTGTCTGGAGTAAACCTGCGTTTTTAATCTTATTTATAATGAAATTAAAAGAAGCAATTCAATATAGCGCGAAATTTTGTAGAAGAACAGTTAAACCAATGAACGAAGAAGCAGGCAAAACAATAAAACGTATTGTAATTGGTTTGATAACAGGTATTCCATTATTGTTGGTTATTATTGGACTGTTAATGTCAGCGGATAAAGTATTTCAGGATATGATTCTAAAATTGCCGTCGTTTATTATACGATTTAATTTTACGGAGGAGCTGTTCCATCTGATCATTGTCATCGGTCTTTCTCTCTTATTCTTCGGTATTTTTCAAGTACTGCCTAGAAGAACTGAGATAGAAACGAATAATGTGATGAATCCGGAAAAAAAGCATATATATTGGGATAGTGTTATTGTGGTAACAATCTTAGCGATGTTAAATTTGGTCTACGCCATATTTGTAGCTATACAGTTTGCGTATTTTTTCGGTGGGGGATTACAGGCCGAACTTACTTATGCAGAATATGCGAGAAAAGGATTCTTTGAATTGCTGCTCGTAACGCTGATTAATTGGACATTGCTGATTTTTGTTTTGAAACGCGTAAATACCCGCAATAAAGCTATGAAGCTCACATTAAAGATACTCAATTCCTTGCTCATTATAGTGAGTGGTATAATGCTTGTTTCTGCATTTAGGCGATTAAGTATGTATGAAGCTGCTTATGGGTTTACTGTGGACCGAATTTTGGCGCATGCTTTTATGATCTTTCTTATGGTGATTTTTGCATATACCTTTATTCGGGTATGGGTCGAACGGTTAGCGATATTACATTTCTATCTCATCACGAGTTTATTATTTTATGTCGTGTTAAATGTTATCCATATCGAACAACTTATTGTTACAAATAATTTAGAACGCTATGAACAAACGGAAAAGATTGATATTTATTATTTGAGCACCTTATCATATACCGGAATAGAAGGGCTAATCGAACTCTATAAAATAGAGCCTGATTATCCAGAGCTGCAACGTTTGCTGAGAATCGAACAACGAAAACTAGTAATGGAACAGCCGGAATCCTGGCAATCATTTAATTTTAAGAAGCAAGAAGTAATTGAAAAAATCCAACGTTTGGATTTAGAAGTATAG
- a CDS encoding PadR family transcriptional regulator, with translation MFNRELVKGSTSLLVLQLLNERDMYGYELVKEMDRRSENHLQMKEGTLYPALHKMEKQAYIECYWQNQEKGPARKYYRITEQGKEILAERTSEWHRYVQVMNNLIGRNES, from the coding sequence ATGTTTAATCGCGAACTTGTAAAAGGGAGTACATCCTTGCTTGTGCTACAGCTTTTAAATGAACGGGACATGTATGGATACGAGCTTGTAAAGGAAATGGATCGTCGTAGTGAAAACCATTTGCAAATGAAGGAAGGTACGCTCTACCCAGCACTTCATAAGATGGAAAAGCAAGCGTACATTGAATGTTATTGGCAAAACCAAGAAAAGGGACCAGCTCGTAAATATTATCGTATTACAGAGCAAGGGAAAGAAATCCTTGCAGAAAGAACGTCGGAATGGCATCGATATGTTCAAGTGATGAACAACCTGATTGGGAGAAACGAGTCATGA